One window of the Eucalyptus grandis isolate ANBG69807.140 chromosome 6, ASM1654582v1, whole genome shotgun sequence genome contains the following:
- the LOC104449931 gene encoding protein CHUP1, chloroplastic isoform X1: MVRDKRDIRPILLKFGVALALSFAGFLFSRFRTRRVKPRLPPPTGSPSDRGGEAHSEGQRTGLKNDFHTTRAFIVSRITASTSEEKNDETHMPKVYVDPSMVSRSPSSGKSGDKEGYLLPEFNDLVKELDFGGSAAGISPKKDIETPTSDVETPQSFFSMERDVYEGEIKHLRSIVRMLRERERSLEVQLLEYYGLKEQEAVVMELQNRLKINNMEAKLFTLKIESLQADNRRLEAQVADHAKVVAELDNATSRIKLLKKKLRFEAEQNREQILTLQKRVATLHDQELKAAEYDMSAQSNLQKLKRLEHEVEELRKSNLRLQLDNSDLLQRLESTQLLANSVLEDPEAEALKKQSECLRRENESLTKEIEQLQADRCADVEELVYLRWINACLRYELRNYQPPAGKTAARDLSKTLSPRSEEKAKQLILEYADTEGISDKAISSIYFDSDQWSFSHASFLTDSGENDDSSADNSSASKANATKKHKLLGKLRRLVLGKDGHDDNHPSSSEKIESLEGGMSSFSSDSSHCSSSVLTGIDAGTTCPNSSVTTPRLSSSRRSLDIHRLRSSKSDGAKDIEKIRRNSDVGVSFQSKKSSAGSGGAADFVGSQEDSLQKYDLAKYAKVLKDSRSATPKIRRKSASFSSF; the protein is encoded by the exons ATGGTGAGAGACAAGAGGGATATAAGGCCTATCCTGTTGAAATTCGGGGTTGCCTTGGCTCTGTCTTTTGCTGGATTCCTCTTCTCTCGATTCCGAACCCGACGCGTCAAGCCCAGGCTGCCTCCTCCGACGGGTAGCCCTTCAG ATCGTGGCGGTGAGGCTCATTCTGAAGGTCAGAGAACTgggttaaaaaatgatttccataCAACTAGAGCGTTTATCGTCTCTCGAATCACTGCATCAACTTCAGAGGAGAAAAAT GATGAGACACACATGCCGAAAGTCTATGTCGATCCTTCCATGGTCAGCCGCTCCCCGAGCAGTGGGAAAAGTGGAGATAAAGAAGGCTATCTCTTGCCTGAGTTTAATGATCTTGTGAAGGAACTTGACTTTGGTGGTTCTGCTGCTGGGATTTCTCCAAAGAAAGATATTGAGACCCCCACGTCTGATGTGGAAACTCCTCAATCATTCTTTAGTATGGAAAGAGATGTGTATGAGGGAGAGATCAAGCACCTGAGGAGCATCGTCAGAATGCTTcgagagagggaaagaagtCTCGAGGTCCAACTTTTAGAATATTATGGGCTTAAGGAGCAAGAAGCGGTTGTAATGGAACTCCAAAACCGTTTGAAGATAAACAATATGGAGGCTAAGCTATTCACTCTTAAGATTGAATCTCTACAAGCAGATAACCGTAGGTTAGAGGCTCAAGTGGccgatcatgcaaaagttgtggCTGAACTTGACAATGCTACATCGAGAATTAagttgctgaaaaagaaactgaGGTTTGAAGCCGAGCAAAACAGGGAACAGATATTGACTCTTCAGAAGAGAGTTGCTACATTGCATGACCAGGAGCTCAAGGCCGCAGAATATGACATGAGCGCGCAATCAAACTTGCAGAAGTTAAAACGACTGGAGCATGAGGTAGAAGAGTTGAGAAAGTCTAATCTGAGGTTGCAGCTGGATAATTCTGATTTACTTCAGAGGCTGGAGTCCACCCAGCTCCTTGCAAACTCTGTTTTGGAGGATCCAGAG GCAGAAGCATTGAAGAAACAGAGTGAGTGTCTGAGACGAGAAAATGAAAGTTTGACAAAAGAAATTGAGCAACTCCAAGCAGATCGGTGTGCTGATGTCGAGGAACTAGTCTATCTTCGATGGATAAATGCCTGCTTAAGATATGAGCTTCGGAATTATCAGCCACCGGCTGGTAAAACAGCCGCCAGGGACCTGAGTAAAACTCTGAGTCCCCGGTCTGAGGAGAAGGCCAAGCAGCTTATACTCGAATATGCTGATACGGAAGGGATATCAGATAAGGCAATCAGTTCCATTTACTTCGACTCTGATCAATGGTCATTTTCACATGCCTCGTTTCTGACAGATTCCGGCGAAAATGACGATTCATCTGCTGATAATTCTTCAGCCAGCAAGGCAAATGCCaccaagaaacacaaattattAGGCAAGCTCAGGAGACTGGTTCTGGGAAAAGATGGTCATGACGATAATCACCCTTCATCATCAGAAAAAATTGAATCTCTAGAAGGGGGCATGAGTTCATTCTCTTCTGATTCTTCCCATTGCAGTTCAAGCGTTTTGACTGGCATAGATGCAGGAACCACTTGTCCGAACAGCAGTGTCACCACTCCACGTTTGAGTTCCTCCAGACGTTCTCTGGACATCCATAGACTGAGAAGTAGTAAGTCGGATGGCGCAAAGGATATTGAAAAGATTCGTCGAAACAGCGATGTGGGGGTTTCTTTCCAGTCCAAGAAATCCAGTGCGGGCTCGGGAGGTGCTGCGGATTTTGTTGGAAGTCAAGAAGATTCATTACAGAAGTACGATCTGGCAAAATATGCAAAGGTTCTCAAGGACTCCCGCAGCGCTACGCCTAAAATCCGTAGGAAGTCGGCATCTTTTAGTTCTTTTTGA
- the LOC104449931 gene encoding protein CHUP1, chloroplastic isoform X2 codes for MQEPASHLSQNDDETHMPKVYVDPSMVSRSPSSGKSGDKEGYLLPEFNDLVKELDFGGSAAGISPKKDIETPTSDVETPQSFFSMERDVYEGEIKHLRSIVRMLRERERSLEVQLLEYYGLKEQEAVVMELQNRLKINNMEAKLFTLKIESLQADNRRLEAQVADHAKVVAELDNATSRIKLLKKKLRFEAEQNREQILTLQKRVATLHDQELKAAEYDMSAQSNLQKLKRLEHEVEELRKSNLRLQLDNSDLLQRLESTQLLANSVLEDPEAEALKKQSECLRRENESLTKEIEQLQADRCADVEELVYLRWINACLRYELRNYQPPAGKTAARDLSKTLSPRSEEKAKQLILEYADTEGISDKAISSIYFDSDQWSFSHASFLTDSGENDDSSADNSSASKANATKKHKLLGKLRRLVLGKDGHDDNHPSSSEKIESLEGGMSSFSSDSSHCSSSVLTGIDAGTTCPNSSVTTPRLSSSRRSLDIHRLRSSKSDGAKDIEKIRRNSDVGVSFQSKKSSAGSGGAADFVGSQEDSLQKYDLAKYAKVLKDSRSATPKIRRKSASFSSF; via the exons ATGCAGGAGCCAGCTAGTCATTTATCGCAGAACGAT GATGAGACACACATGCCGAAAGTCTATGTCGATCCTTCCATGGTCAGCCGCTCCCCGAGCAGTGGGAAAAGTGGAGATAAAGAAGGCTATCTCTTGCCTGAGTTTAATGATCTTGTGAAGGAACTTGACTTTGGTGGTTCTGCTGCTGGGATTTCTCCAAAGAAAGATATTGAGACCCCCACGTCTGATGTGGAAACTCCTCAATCATTCTTTAGTATGGAAAGAGATGTGTATGAGGGAGAGATCAAGCACCTGAGGAGCATCGTCAGAATGCTTcgagagagggaaagaagtCTCGAGGTCCAACTTTTAGAATATTATGGGCTTAAGGAGCAAGAAGCGGTTGTAATGGAACTCCAAAACCGTTTGAAGATAAACAATATGGAGGCTAAGCTATTCACTCTTAAGATTGAATCTCTACAAGCAGATAACCGTAGGTTAGAGGCTCAAGTGGccgatcatgcaaaagttgtggCTGAACTTGACAATGCTACATCGAGAATTAagttgctgaaaaagaaactgaGGTTTGAAGCCGAGCAAAACAGGGAACAGATATTGACTCTTCAGAAGAGAGTTGCTACATTGCATGACCAGGAGCTCAAGGCCGCAGAATATGACATGAGCGCGCAATCAAACTTGCAGAAGTTAAAACGACTGGAGCATGAGGTAGAAGAGTTGAGAAAGTCTAATCTGAGGTTGCAGCTGGATAATTCTGATTTACTTCAGAGGCTGGAGTCCACCCAGCTCCTTGCAAACTCTGTTTTGGAGGATCCAGAG GCAGAAGCATTGAAGAAACAGAGTGAGTGTCTGAGACGAGAAAATGAAAGTTTGACAAAAGAAATTGAGCAACTCCAAGCAGATCGGTGTGCTGATGTCGAGGAACTAGTCTATCTTCGATGGATAAATGCCTGCTTAAGATATGAGCTTCGGAATTATCAGCCACCGGCTGGTAAAACAGCCGCCAGGGACCTGAGTAAAACTCTGAGTCCCCGGTCTGAGGAGAAGGCCAAGCAGCTTATACTCGAATATGCTGATACGGAAGGGATATCAGATAAGGCAATCAGTTCCATTTACTTCGACTCTGATCAATGGTCATTTTCACATGCCTCGTTTCTGACAGATTCCGGCGAAAATGACGATTCATCTGCTGATAATTCTTCAGCCAGCAAGGCAAATGCCaccaagaaacacaaattattAGGCAAGCTCAGGAGACTGGTTCTGGGAAAAGATGGTCATGACGATAATCACCCTTCATCATCAGAAAAAATTGAATCTCTAGAAGGGGGCATGAGTTCATTCTCTTCTGATTCTTCCCATTGCAGTTCAAGCGTTTTGACTGGCATAGATGCAGGAACCACTTGTCCGAACAGCAGTGTCACCACTCCACGTTTGAGTTCCTCCAGACGTTCTCTGGACATCCATAGACTGAGAAGTAGTAAGTCGGATGGCGCAAAGGATATTGAAAAGATTCGTCGAAACAGCGATGTGGGGGTTTCTTTCCAGTCCAAGAAATCCAGTGCGGGCTCGGGAGGTGCTGCGGATTTTGTTGGAAGTCAAGAAGATTCATTACAGAAGTACGATCTGGCAAAATATGCAAAGGTTCTCAAGGACTCCCGCAGCGCTACGCCTAAAATCCGTAGGAAGTCGGCATCTTTTAGTTCTTTTTGA
- the LOC104449933 gene encoding polyadenylate-binding protein 6 → MAAQDDRAQAPGKQRPQSPPKCDRPPQLASLYVGDLHPEVGEADLVAAFSEMGDVASVRVCRDAASGRSLCYGYVNFFSHFLASKALACLNYSKLKGKPMRIMWCQRDPSRRKAGNANLFVKNLDPSISSARLQSIFCQYGNILSCKVAEDNGSSKGFGFVQFESEESAMNALRALHDTMLEGKNIYVSKFVKKSERTSFGEEPEFTNLYVKNLEEDITMDHLQDKFSEYGKVSNVVIMKNIDGKSRGFGFVNFESPQAAKKAVEALNGTIMGSKILFVGRAQKKAEREQLLKDAHQVVCSSRVQKSGCNLYVKNLDLSIDDSKLQGYFSSFGTITSAKVMRDDNGLSKGFGFVCFSNCEEAKRALNTLNGIIFRGKPLYVAIAQQKDDRSRNLQEYRSQIQPQSRHHSYLNPLPGQRYAPPYNTPLFHLPYTLLSQSIHHQYVGANAGLPYATESYREYHSTSVPGRHAQTQEGNSNNWVYGHHLTTYSTSGLHGQDQKFCKPKVSGLGIRKRGNRKFLPAENTTNRTRSLPAPSSQGTCTRTLGNLLYPLVENIQVNKVDQVLREANTRTIASGGMALPKSARCLNY, encoded by the exons ATGGCGGCTCAAGACGATCGAGCTCAAGCGCCGGGAAAGCAGCGGCCGCAATCGCCGCCGAAGTGCGATCGTCCTCCGCAGCTGGCCTCGCTGTACGTCGGCGACCTCCACCCGGAggtcggcgaggccgacctcgtcgCGGCGTTCTCGGAGATGGGCGACGTCGCCTCCGTGCGCGTCTGCCGGGACGCGGCCTCCGGCAGGTCGCTCTGTTATGGCTACGTCAACTTCTTCTCTCACTTCCTCG CATCTAAGGCTTTGGCTTGTCTAAATTACTCAAAGCTGAAAGGAAAGCCCATGAGAATAATGTGGTGTCAGAGAGACCCTTCTCGAAGGAAGGCTGGAAATGCGAATCTCTTTGTCAAGAACCTTGACCCTTCTATTAGCAGTGCACGACTGCAAAGCATTTTCTGCCAGTATGGTAACATACTCTCTTGCAAGGTTGCTGAAGACAATGGATCGAGTAAGGGATTTGGTTTTGTTCAGTTTGAATCTGAGGAATCAGCCATGAATGCTCTTAGAGCCCTCCATGATACCATGCTTGAGGGGAAGAACAT ATATGTTtccaaatttgtcaaaaaaagtGAGAGAACGTCATTTGGTGAAGAACCTGAATTTACAAATTTATACGTGAAAAATCTGGAGGAAGATATTACCATGGATCATCTCCAAGACAAGTTCTCAGAATATGGGAAGGTTTCCAATGTTGTAATAATGAAGAATATTGATGGAAAATCAAGGGGATTTGGCTTTGTCAACTTTGAATCACCACAAGCAGCAAAGAAAGCTGTGGAGGCCTTGAATGGCACAATAATGG GGTCGAAAATTTTGTTTGTTGGAAGGGCTCAAAAGAAAGCTGAAAGGGAGCAACTTTTAAAAGATGCTCACCAGGTGGTGTGCAGCAGTCGGGTTCAGAAGAGTGGTTGCAATTTGTATGTAAAGAACCTTGATTTGTCCATTGATGACAGCAAACTCCAGGGGTACTTTAGTAGCTTTGGGACAATAACTTCTGCAAAAGTGATGCGTGATGACAATGGATTGAGCAAAGGATttggttttgtttgtttctccAACTGTGAAGAAGCGAAAAGAGCACTGAATACGCTGAATG GGATCATCTTCAGAGGAAAACCTCTCTATGTAGCAATTGCTCAGCAGAAAGATGATCGTTCCAGAAATTTACAAGAGTATCGTTCCCAGATTCAACCTCAGTCTCGGCACCATTCTTACTTGAATCCTCTTCCAGGCCAACGCTATGCACCCCCTTACAACACGCCCCTTTTTCATCTTCCATACACTTTACTGTCCCAATCAATTCACCATCAGTATGTTGGAGCCAATGCTGGCCTTCCTTATGCAACAGAAAGTTACAGAGAATATCATTCCACATct GTTCCTGGGAGGCATGCACAAACACAGGAGGGTAACTCCAATAATTGGGTCTATGGACATCAT TTGACGACATATTCCACCTCTGGCTTGCACGGGCAAGATCAGAAATTCTGCAAGCCCAAGGTTTCTGGACTTGGCATCAGGAAGAGGGGCAACAGGAAATTTCTTCCCGCAGAAAACACCACCAACAGGACTAGAAGTCTACCTGCTCCATCATCCCAAGGGACGTGCACTAGAACTCTTGGGAACCTTCTTTATCCGCTTGTCGAGAATATTCAG GTTAACAAGGTGGATCAAGTGCTGAGGGAGGCAAATACTAGGACCATTGCTAGTGGTGGCATGGCCTTGCCCAAATCGGCTCGCTGCTTAAACTACTGA
- the LOC104449932 gene encoding GDSL esterase/lipase APG, with the protein MGIKWALCLTLAVLGLASNAGNAQDSNSTTLVPAIITFGDSAVDVGNNNYLPTIFRANYPPYGRDFANHKPTGRFCNGKLATDITAETLGFTKFPPAYLSPEASGKNLLIGANFASAASGYDEKAALLNHAIALPQQLEYFKEYQGKLAKVAGSKQAASIVKGALYILSAGSGDFLQNYYVNPYVNKVYTPDAYGSMLVSSFSSFIKGLYGLGARKIGVTSLPPLGCFPAAITLFGFQENGCVSRINTDAQGFNKKINSAAASLQKQLPGVKIVIFDIYKPLYDLIKSPSQNGFTEVRRGCCGTGTFETTSFLCNPKSIGTCSNATQYIFWDSVHPSQAANQILANTLIDQGLSLI; encoded by the exons ATGGGGATCAAATGGGCTTTGTGCTTGACATTGGCAGTGCTTGGATTGGCAAGCAACGCTGGGAATGCACAGGACTCAAATAGCACCACTCTGGTGCCAGCAATCATCACGTTTGGGGATTCGGCTGTGGACGTGGGTAACAACAACTACCTCCCAACCATCTTCAGGGCCAACTACCCTCCCTATGGCAGGGATTTTGCCAATCACAAGCCCACTGGCAGATTCTGCAATGGCAAACTAGCCACTGACATCACTG CTGAAACTCTGGGATTTACGAAATTCCCTCCAGCATATCTGAGTCCAGAGGCATCAGGGAAGAATCTTCTGATAGGAGCTAACTTCGCTTCAGCCGCATCTGGTTATGATGAGAAAGCAGCCCTCTTGAAT CACGCCATTGCACTACCTCAGCAACTTGAGTACTTCAAGGAGTACCAGGGGAAGCTAGCCAAGGTGGCCGGAAGCAAGCAAGCAGCTTCCATCGTCAAGGGCGCGCTGTACATATTGAGCGCAGGAAGCGGCGACTTTCTTCAGAATTACTATGTCAATCCTTACGTCAACAAGGTCTACACTCCAGACGCGTACGGGTCCATGCTCGTCAGCTCATTCTCGAGCTTCATCAAG GGGTTATATGGCTTGGGGGCTAGGAAGATTGGAGTGACCTCTCTACCACCGCTGGGTTGTTTCCCTGCTGCAATCACCCTGTTTGGGTTCCAAGAAAATGGTTGTGTTTCCAGGATCAATACTGATGCTCAGGGATTCAACAAGAAGATTAACTCGGCAGCGGCAAGTCTTCAGAAGCAACTACCAGGAGTGAAGATCGTGATATTTGACATTTACAAGCCACTGTATGACCTGATCAAATCTCCTTCTCAGAATG GTTTTACAGAAGTGAGGAGAGGCTGCTGCGGAACGGGGACATTCGAGACCACATCATTCTTGTGCAATCCAAAGTCGATAGGAACTTGTTCCAACGCCACCCAATACATTTTCTGGGACAGTGTTCATCCATCTCAAGCAGCCAATCAAATTCTCGCCAATACGTTGATCGACCAAGGCCTTTCCCtcatataa
- the LOC104449934 gene encoding inositol oxygenase 1, with product MTILIDQPEHAVEEETKVLVEEEKELVLDGGFLAPDTNSFGHTFREYDAESERQAGVENFYRINHISQTYDFVQRMREAYGKLDKVEMSIWDCCELLNDVVDESDPDLDEPQIEHLLQTAEAIRKDYPNEDWLHLTGLIHDLGKVLLHPSFGELPQWAVVGDTYPLGCAFDESIVHHKYFKENPDYHNPAYNTKYGVYSERCGLNNILMSWGHDDYMYLVAKENKTTLPSAALFIIRYHSFYSLHKSEAYKHLMNEEDDENLKWLQIFNKYDLYSKSKVRIDVEKVKPYYLSLIKKYFQAKLRW from the exons ATGACCATCCTCATTGATCAGCCCGAGCATG CGGTGGAAGAGGAAACGAAGGTCCTTgtggaggaagaaaaggagttGGTACTAGATGGTGGTTTTCTAGCGCCAGACACAAATTCATTTGGCCACACATTtagg GAGTATGATGCAGAGAGCGAGAGGCAAGCAGGGGTGGAGAATTTCTACAGGAtcaatcacatcagccagacATATGACTTT GTGCAGAGAATGAGGGAGGCGTATGGGAAATTGGACAAGGTGGAGATGAGTATATGGGACTGCTGTGAATTGCTGAATGATGTGGTGGATGAGAGTGACCCTGACCTTGATGAACCCCAGATTGAGCACTTGCTCCAAACTGCTGAAGCCATCAGAAAAGACTACCCCAATGAGGATTGGCTTCATTTGACTGGCCTCATTCATG ATCTTGGGAAAGTGCTGCTACATCCAAGCTTTGGGGAGCTTCCTCAGTGGGCCGTTGTGG GAGATACATATCCTCTGGGCTGCGCTTTTGATGAGTCAATCGTCCATCACAAG TACTTCAAGGAGAATCCAGACTACCACAATCCAGCATACAACACCAAATATGGAGTATACTCAGAAAGATGTGGACTCAATAATATTCTGATGTCATGGGGCCATGATGATTATATGTATCTG GTTGCCAAGGAGAACAAAACAACCCTGCCTTCAGCAGCACTCTTCATCATCAGATATCATTCCTTTTATT CTTTGCATAAATCAGAAGCATACAAGCATTTGATGAATGAGGAGGATGATGAGAATCTCAAGTGGCTTCAGATATTTAA CAAATATGACCTTTATAGCAAGAGCAAAGTCCGGATAGATGTAGAGAAGGTCAAGCCGTACTATCTCTCCCTTATTAAAAAA TATTTCCAAGCAAAACTGAGATGGTGA
- the LOC104449938 gene encoding transcription factor bHLH87: MEDFGWPRSVQVADNLTSLWSINQQQNNNGSFNTKSKSNSCGFSGGGNTDHHHHLLVELAGTFKNNSDNIELQKVKQIANSSPEIMPHPVAPPMMEEAMGVFSNSAVELSPCLVSNFCSMNTFTAAPPIAKNVGVSSEFDCFLSGTNHNTIDADTSIEEDSIVSNVIFSESGSFWSNFANTSSARTAVSTGESDHVHHHPSHEANMASGHTSADKAANGTTSFFSKRKNVNFGNMNNLFEPDSHAGGGFKLVSEVPSRPNKRPRSQKQIFTTPTTSSSSKNINFQQQPSSSGSYSSVDQEPDPEVIAQMKEMIYQAAAFRPVNLGFEAVEKPRRKNVRISSDPQTVAARQRREKISERIRVLQMLVPGGSKMDTASMLDEAASYLKFLQSQVKALESFAKDNNNSFAFSSLPFGHSFVPMQSHHHDLQNPFVNPFHPH, encoded by the coding sequence ATGGAGGATTTTGGGTGGCCAAGAAGCGTGCAAGTCGCGGACAACCTGACGTCGCTTTGGAGCATTAATCAGCAACAGAACAATAACGGGAGCTTCAACACCAAGTCCAAATCAAACAGCTGTGGATTTAGTGGTGGTGGTAACacagatcatcatcatcatcttcttgtGGAGTTAGCTGGCACGTTCAAGAATAATTCAGATAATATTGAGCTTCAAAAGGTGAAACAAATTGCCAACTCTAGCCCTGAAATAATGCCTCATCCAGTCGCTCCACCTATGATGGAGGAGGCCATGGGTGTCTTTTCCAACTCGGCGGTCGAGCTCTCGCCATGTCTGGTCAGTAACTTTTGCTCCATGAACACATTTACGGCAGCTCCTCCTATAGCCAAGAATGTCGGCGTTTCCAGCGAGTTCGACTGCTTCCTCTCTGGAACCAATCATAACACTATCGACGCGGACACATCCATCGAAGAGGACAGCATCGTATCCAACGTTATTTTCTCTGAATCTGGAAGCTTTTGGAGCAACTTCGCCAACACTTCTTCCGCAAGAACAGCAGTATCAACTGGAGAGTCTGATCACGTGCATCATCATCCCAGCCATGAAGCCAATATGGCCTCAGGTCATACATCCGCAGACAAAGCGGCTAACggaacgacgtcgtttttctCCAAGAGAAAGAACGTCAACTTCGGCAACATGAATAACCTTTTTGAACCGGATTCTCATGCCGGAGGAGGATTCAAGCTTGTCTCTGAGGTCCCATCAAGGCCTAACAAGAGGCCCCGGTCGCAAAAGCAAATCTTCACCACGCCGACGACCTCTTCGTCATCGAAGAACATCAACTTTCAGCAACAGCCGTCATCATCCGGGTCTTATTCCTCCGTAGACCAAGAGCCAGACCCGGAAGTCATTGCCCAGATGAAGGAAATGATCTACCAGGCTGCAGCCTTCAGGCCCGTGAACTTGGGCTTCGAGGCGGTGGAGAAGCCAAGGAGGAAAAATGTGAGGATATCGAGTGACCCGCAGACGGTGGCGGCAAGGCAAAGGAGGGAGAAGATCAGCGAGCGGATAAGGGTTTTGCAGATGCTGGTCCCCGGCGGGAGCAAGATGGACACGGCGTCGATGCTCGACGAGGCCGCTAGCTACCTCAAGTTCCTTCAGTCCCAAGTGAAGGCGCTTGAGAGCTTTGCCAAGGATAACAACAACAGCTTTGCGTTCTCTTCTTTGCCTTTTGGCCACTCTTTTGTTCCCATGCAAAGTCATCATCATGATCTCCAAAACCCTTTTGTCAACCCATTTCATCCTCACTGA